The proteins below come from a single Xyrauchen texanus isolate HMW12.3.18 chromosome 3, RBS_HiC_50CHRs, whole genome shotgun sequence genomic window:
- the dab2 gene encoding disabled homolog 2 isoform X1, which yields MSQPSDAEPVPVVTAASAEPSTEPTSSTSTPVAPVTKAAFWKERKKVPEKTDDFLLARFQGDGVRYKAKLIGVDDVPEARGDKMCQDSMMKLKGMAIAARSQGKHKQRIWVKISLTGIKIVDEKTGVIEHEHVVNKISFIARDVTDNRAFGYVCGAEGQHQFFAIKTTQQAEPLVIDLKDIFQLIFNMKKKEEEAAMKGEANGSAIKNGSDALLTLDDKENAVKTVEQMDLFGDMSTPPDIHTPTNTEAGYIFGMHLNEKSPGNNLIGADLFAPPTQNESLPSNQNTSIPADLFNTTPASTINALGSLALGPASVTQTPGTAPSPWGQTPTRFPQGGVPQVTVPGTLPKPFPQTSAFAGLPAPSWGPQGASPFGPPAATQAWGQPGTAAPVAACPASGPMASPFQPNQFPTMMPPSAMMGGQQGAFVPPRPPPRPPVKGEPPAVKSAFTALDPLGEKEKKTGKDMFKDFQMVKPQKAEQGTDPSTNGSFDQYFSSKVGLAQEVADHDDFDINQISVSANGPSKLAPLGLTLAPTAGLFDVAFSPNPASATSNPTLAAGLNLFDETFGNDPFGSPPLNTSTPATQSAVSADAFGDPFGENPFA from the exons ATGTCACAGCCATCTGATGCTGAGCCCGTCCCAGTTGTAACTGCTGCCTCAGCAGAACCCTCCACTGAACCAACATCCTCCACCTCAACACCTGTTGCACCTGTGACCAAGGCTGCATTCTGGAAGGAGAGGAAAAAAG TCCCAGAGAAGACTGATGActtcctgctggccaggtttcaGGGTGATGGAGTGAGGTATAAAGCCAAGCTTATTGGTGTGGATGATGTCCCAGAAGCCAGAGGGGATAAAATGTGTCAGGATTCCATGATGAAACTAAAG GGCATGGCAATAGCTGCTCGTTCTCAAGGCAAGCACAAGCAAAGAATCTGGGTGAAAATCTCTCTTACAGGAATCAAAATTGTGGATGAGAAAACTGGG GTTATAGAGCATGAACATGTGGTGAATAAGATCTCATTCATCGCTCGTGATGTCACCGATAACCGGGCATTTGGATATGTGTGTGGCGCAGAGGGACAGCACCAGTTCTTTGCTATTAAGACCACTCAGCAG GCTGAGCCTCTGGTCATTGATTTGAAGGACATATTTCAGCTGATCTTCAACATGAAGAAGAAAGAGGAGGAGGCTGCAATGAAG GGTGAAGCAAATGGTTCAGCGATCAAG AATGGTAGTGATGCTTTACTCACCCTGGATGacaaagaaaatgctgtgaag ACTGTGGAGCAGATGGACCTGTTCGGAGATATGTCCACACCACCAGACATTCACACTCCTACG aACACAGAAGCTGGATACATATTCGGCATGCATCTAAATGAAAAG TCACCTGGAAATAACCTGATTGGAGCTGACCTCTTCGCTCCACCAACCCAGAATGAGTCTCTTCCCTCAAACCAAAATACCTCCATTCCAGCTGACCTATTTAACACCACACCAGCCTCCACCATCAATGCTCTTG GTTCATTGGCTCTGGGCCCTGCTTCTGTCACTCAAACTCCTGGAACAGCCCCATCTCCATGGGGTCAGACACCCACAAGGTTTCCTCAGGGTGGTGTTCCTCAAGTTACAGTTCCAGGGACACTGCCAAAACCGTTCCCTCAAACATCTGCCTTCGCAGGCCTGCCTGCACCTTCATGGGGGCCACAAGGAGCTTCACCTTTTGGTCCACCAGCTGCCACACAAGCCTGGGGCCAACCAGGAACAGCAGCTCCTGTTGCGGCCTGTCCTGCCTCTGGTCCTATGGCCAGTCCATTCCAACCAAATCAATTCCCTACCATGATGCCTCCTAGTGCAATGATGGGTGGGCAGCAGGGTGCCTTTGTTCCCCCTCGTCCTCCACCCCGTCCCCCAGTGAAAGGAGAACCACCAGCAGTCAAAAGTGCCTTCACAGCATTGGACCCCCTTGGGGAGAAGGAGAAGAAAACTGGGAAAGACATGTTCAAAGATTTCCAGATGGTCAAGCCCCAGAAAGCTGAACAAGGAACTGACCCAAGCACCAATGGCTCCTTTGACCAGTACTTTTCCAGTAAGGTTGGCTTGGCTCAGGAGGTGGCAGACCATGATGACTTTGACATTAACCAAATCTCAGTTAGCGCAAATG GGCCATCCAAACTTGCTCCTCTGGGTCTGACCCTGGCCCCAACAGCAGGGCTTTTCGATGTTGCCTTCTCTCCTAATCCAGCCTCTGCAACTTCAAACCCAACTCTTGCAGCAGGCTTGAACCTTTTTGATGAAACTTTTGGAAATGACCCTTTTGGTTCACCACCCCTGAATACA AGTACTCCAGCTACTCAGTCTGCTGTGTCTGCAGATGCTTTTGGAGACCCTTTTGGGGAAAATCCATTTGCCTGA
- the dab2 gene encoding disabled homolog 2 isoform X2, producing MSQPSDAEPVPVVTAASAEPSTEPTSSTSTPVAPVTKAAFWKERKKVPEKTDDFLLARFQGDGVRYKAKLIGVDDVPEARGDKMCQDSMMKLKGMAIAARSQGKHKQRIWVKISLTGIKIVDEKTGVIEHEHVVNKISFIARDVTDNRAFGYVCGAEGQHQFFAIKTTQQAEPLVIDLKDIFQLIFNMKKKEEEAAMKGEANGSAIKNGSDALLTLDDKENAVKTVEQMDLFGDMSTPPDIHTPTSPGNNLIGADLFAPPTQNESLPSNQNTSIPADLFNTTPASTINALGSLALGPASVTQTPGTAPSPWGQTPTRFPQGGVPQVTVPGTLPKPFPQTSAFAGLPAPSWGPQGASPFGPPAATQAWGQPGTAAPVAACPASGPMASPFQPNQFPTMMPPSAMMGGQQGAFVPPRPPPRPPVKGEPPAVKSAFTALDPLGEKEKKTGKDMFKDFQMVKPQKAEQGTDPSTNGSFDQYFSSKVGLAQEVADHDDFDINQISVSANGPSKLAPLGLTLAPTAGLFDVAFSPNPASATSNPTLAAGLNLFDETFGNDPFGSPPLNTSTPATQSAVSADAFGDPFGENPFA from the exons ATGTCACAGCCATCTGATGCTGAGCCCGTCCCAGTTGTAACTGCTGCCTCAGCAGAACCCTCCACTGAACCAACATCCTCCACCTCAACACCTGTTGCACCTGTGACCAAGGCTGCATTCTGGAAGGAGAGGAAAAAAG TCCCAGAGAAGACTGATGActtcctgctggccaggtttcaGGGTGATGGAGTGAGGTATAAAGCCAAGCTTATTGGTGTGGATGATGTCCCAGAAGCCAGAGGGGATAAAATGTGTCAGGATTCCATGATGAAACTAAAG GGCATGGCAATAGCTGCTCGTTCTCAAGGCAAGCACAAGCAAAGAATCTGGGTGAAAATCTCTCTTACAGGAATCAAAATTGTGGATGAGAAAACTGGG GTTATAGAGCATGAACATGTGGTGAATAAGATCTCATTCATCGCTCGTGATGTCACCGATAACCGGGCATTTGGATATGTGTGTGGCGCAGAGGGACAGCACCAGTTCTTTGCTATTAAGACCACTCAGCAG GCTGAGCCTCTGGTCATTGATTTGAAGGACATATTTCAGCTGATCTTCAACATGAAGAAGAAAGAGGAGGAGGCTGCAATGAAG GGTGAAGCAAATGGTTCAGCGATCAAG AATGGTAGTGATGCTTTACTCACCCTGGATGacaaagaaaatgctgtgaag ACTGTGGAGCAGATGGACCTGTTCGGAGATATGTCCACACCACCAGACATTCACACTCCTACG TCACCTGGAAATAACCTGATTGGAGCTGACCTCTTCGCTCCACCAACCCAGAATGAGTCTCTTCCCTCAAACCAAAATACCTCCATTCCAGCTGACCTATTTAACACCACACCAGCCTCCACCATCAATGCTCTTG GTTCATTGGCTCTGGGCCCTGCTTCTGTCACTCAAACTCCTGGAACAGCCCCATCTCCATGGGGTCAGACACCCACAAGGTTTCCTCAGGGTGGTGTTCCTCAAGTTACAGTTCCAGGGACACTGCCAAAACCGTTCCCTCAAACATCTGCCTTCGCAGGCCTGCCTGCACCTTCATGGGGGCCACAAGGAGCTTCACCTTTTGGTCCACCAGCTGCCACACAAGCCTGGGGCCAACCAGGAACAGCAGCTCCTGTTGCGGCCTGTCCTGCCTCTGGTCCTATGGCCAGTCCATTCCAACCAAATCAATTCCCTACCATGATGCCTCCTAGTGCAATGATGGGTGGGCAGCAGGGTGCCTTTGTTCCCCCTCGTCCTCCACCCCGTCCCCCAGTGAAAGGAGAACCACCAGCAGTCAAAAGTGCCTTCACAGCATTGGACCCCCTTGGGGAGAAGGAGAAGAAAACTGGGAAAGACATGTTCAAAGATTTCCAGATGGTCAAGCCCCAGAAAGCTGAACAAGGAACTGACCCAAGCACCAATGGCTCCTTTGACCAGTACTTTTCCAGTAAGGTTGGCTTGGCTCAGGAGGTGGCAGACCATGATGACTTTGACATTAACCAAATCTCAGTTAGCGCAAATG GGCCATCCAAACTTGCTCCTCTGGGTCTGACCCTGGCCCCAACAGCAGGGCTTTTCGATGTTGCCTTCTCTCCTAATCCAGCCTCTGCAACTTCAAACCCAACTCTTGCAGCAGGCTTGAACCTTTTTGATGAAACTTTTGGAAATGACCCTTTTGGTTCACCACCCCTGAATACA AGTACTCCAGCTACTCAGTCTGCTGTGTCTGCAGATGCTTTTGGAGACCCTTTTGGGGAAAATCCATTTGCCTGA